Sequence from the Equus przewalskii isolate Varuska chromosome 11, EquPr2, whole genome shotgun sequence genome:
TTGAAAGCCACCCAAAGAACACAAATATACCCAGTTGTCAAGAATGGATACAAAGTCTCCCATGTGCTAAATCTCTTAAAAGTTGCAGGGCACAAGTGTTAATCTCCAAAATCACTTGTGATTGGTTCAAACCCCAACCTGTCTGCCTTATACATACACGTGTCCAGGTTCACAAGAGTTtgatcctcctcctcatcttttgcctcttcttcaggGGGTGGTGGAGACTTTGAGCTATACATGTGGGAGAAAAGCAAATACAATGTAACCAAAGCCCTCTTCTTTGACCGGGGTCTGCATGACATCATGTCTGTTTTAAACTACCAGCAAATATAAAATACCAGCAGACAGCTTCTTTCAACAAATGAGAAAAGGGCAAGAGGAGCTTTCAGGGTAGATTCAATCTAAACCTTATGCCTATAAAAACCTACTCCGTTTTCAATCCACCCCTCTTTCCAGACTCTCCAATCAACATCAGGTATACCAAAATCAGAGCAGACACTCCCTTCAATGAAAGGGACTGTTTCCCTCACCGGCTGTGGTAAGCCTCCTCTCGGAATTCATAGTAAGCTCGGCCATGTTCATCCTTCTCATCCCGCTGTCTCTTTACCCCCCGCCGCTCACCATCTGAGCCTGCTGGTTTTGACTTTTCACTATCTTGGTCATCTCCTacaaaaaggagggaaagaaaatcagCAGTTTTCATACTAGAGTGTAGAATAAGCTCAGAACCAAAAGAAACTAACGGGGCATCTGAGTATCTGTCTAATAAGAGCCAGGTTATTCCTCCTGCATCTATGgaacattttatttccaaagatcATCTTTCTGTCACTGGTTGggattttacttaaaaaaaaaaaaaaagattatggacTAATTACAGTCAAGCAACAGATAAAAATTGGACAATTTTTGCATTCTAAATTTATCTGCTTAAATCAGGTCAATCTTGCAGATTTTCCCACcaatatgacatttaaaaaaaacctcttaagTCTTTAAAAAACTTCATAggttaatttaattttgattcttGATCATCACACTGGATTTAACCTAGACAAGATATATTTTCCAACCCTGTTCCACAGTTTCATGATACAGAAggctcaatttcttttttttaataatttgccTTTCCAGCTTTAAAATGCACAGCCATCTACAGCTTCACTTATATAGGAAATGGACTCAGGTGCATGAGGTGTATTTTTATCAAGGATTCTTACTACAGAGCTGTATTTTTATCATGGATTCTTACTAAAAGTTGCAAAAGCATACCACTGAGTCACAAGAGGCCCATAAATAATACTGCATCTTTACTGCACAAAATTTGGGGCAGAAAGGTGTTGTCATACATTTAGCAACATTCtttaaaagaggaggaaaaacccCCAATTTTTCGTTAAAGCTTTTGTAGTTTGCAACACTAAgatttttgataatttctttaaaGCAGTTCTTTACCACTCAACCTTTTTTATCTGCTATTTGGGATACCCGTTAAGTCAAAGGTTATGTAATGGGATTTCTGTTCCTGGACATAGGACAGACAATCTGCAAGTTGCATGTGACTGTCGGAGAATGGGTTCCAATTATACCATGATACTGAGTAGCAGGCTAAAAACTGTATTACAAAAAGAACGAAAGCAACCCACTTCATAGTAAGACATGGAAGTAGTTCTAGTTGTCTCTACTCTGACAGATAGTTAGGGATCAGCTCTAACAATCCAATCACTTCAAAGGAAGAAAGGTCACTAACTCCCCGAGGTGACTCTACACATTCTCTTCCACAAGGTTGCTCAATGGCCCCACCAACACCTCAATCACTTCAATTCAGGAAGCCAGGGACCCAAAATATAAAAGGTTACCTAAGTCTACGGAAATATGCCCATCCTTCGACTCAGCGGGAAGATTAAAATTTAATCATAAGAACACAGGCAAGGTAAAACCCCTACTAGCCAAGTATCGTTAACTAACTTATTCTAAACGCACTAGATTAAGGCTTTCTCTTCACTAGTTAACTATTAAACTCGACACCCTCACACCACAGGCTGTCCCCTGCTGTTAAAGCAGGAACAAGGTTAGATTTCCAGATTCCCTGCGTGGCTCAAGCTCTAGCAACATGCTTTTTGATGGACCGAACTTTGACGAACTTAGTttattgcttaatatttttatggCGAAAAAGTCAACAGTCAGGTAAACCCAAAGGCTGAAGCCTCCAGCAGCCTGTCTGGCTGTCCGTGTAATCGGCAAAACCTCAGCAGTCTCGGTTTAGGAAAAGACAAGCAGCACCGCGGGAGGCTGCTCCACAGGTCGCTCACGGAGCAGTTCGCGTGCAAAACCGCTCACTTCCATCCACCACCACCAAGAAAGCAAGTGAGGCAGCAACCTCCCGCCTGCGGAGAGTGGGGCCACCAGAGGCGGCCAAATCCCCTAGAAAGGTGGGTAGAGAATGAAAGCCACCTCCCCTGGGGAGTCCCACCAAATGGCGATGGGAATCTCACACTTTCAGGCAAGTGAGAACAAGGGATCGGACCCCGCGGTGCAGGGCTGGGTGCTGGGTCAGGGGCGCACCCGGCAGGTTGGAGCCAGGCTCCGCTGCCAGCTTCTCACCCTGTTCCTCCGCGGCCTTGTCACCAGGCGCCTCGGATCCCGGCGTCTCCTCCCCGCTCCGCTCCTCCGGCTCGTCTTCCTCCCCCTTGCCGGTGCCCTGCTCTTCGCCGCCGTTTACCCCACCTGACTCGGCCGTGGCTTCCTCCGCCGGCTGCTCGGAAGCATCAGGCTCGGCCGCGGCCTCCATGGCTGCCGCCTCCGGGGGCTCCGGCGGCGGCTGCGCGGCCTGGCCCGAGGCCTGGGCAGGGGGTGGCTCCTCGTCCTCGTCCTCAAGCAGcgcctcctcgtcctcctcctcctcctcttcgtcCTCCTCCTCGTCCCCGCCCGGGCCGCCGCCCGACGCGGCCACAGGCCGAGGCTCCGCCTTGCAGGCCCCGCCGGGCCCGGCCCCGCCACCGCCGGCCTCGTCCTCGAGCATCTCGGCGTCCAGCGCCTCCTGGAGCCGCTGCGCCAGATCCACCTTGAGGCCGCGCGAGTCCAGGCCCCGCCGCTGCAGCTCCGACCGCAGCTCGGTCACTTTCAGCCGCTTCACCTCCatcgccgccgccgcctcctccgccTCCCGCCGCCTCCTCCCCTGCGAACCGTCGACCGAGCCCGACCGCgcaggcgccgccgccgcccgcctcCGCCTCACGCGCCAGCACGGAGCCCGCGCGAGAGAGCGCACGCACGTACGCACGCAGGCGGCGAGGGCCGCGCGCAGCCTCCGCTACGTAGGTTTGTTTCTCCCTCCCCGTGCCCTCCCTTCTTCGGCCCGCGGAGCCCAAAACAACGCCGCAGGGAGCTGCTTCCTTTCCTGCCCCCTCGGTTCCCCTGCGGCGGGCGGGCGCGCGCCGAGGACGGCGGACTTCCCTGCCTTTACCTCCCGCCCCCTCTCACCCCCTGGGCCAATCGCCGCCGGTGGTGTCACCGCGCAGCCGCACAGGAGCGGGAGCCGGAGCCGGGAAAGGCTGGCTTCGTTTCAAGTGCCTCGTAGCACGGAGGCGTGTGCGCTCCAGGCCGGCCGTACTTCCAGCCGGGGGCTTTGCGCAGCCGCCCGGagctccctcccccctcccaccctgtcACCGCCGACTGCCGTCTGATTTCCGATTGCGCTGTCGTCTCGAGGCTTGCTCTCTAGTTTCTCTCCCCTACTGTTTATATGTGTAGCAGCTTCTTGAGagtaaagaaaaaagccagaaggGAAACTGTTGCAACATGAAAGCCTACTAGCAATTGTCTTTCTGGTTAGCAAACAAAAGGACTGTCCAACTCCAAGGAATACAGTTAACCCCCGGCTCTCCTTTTCCCCCGATCCCTCAACCTCTACCCAGCAACAGACGCCCTGACCTCGCCTTGTAGCTCTCTCATTGGCCAACTTGAATCGTCATCTGCAGTTCTGATTGGCCATCCTTGATCAGTCGGGTTTTTTTCAATTGGCGAAGCTGCCGCGGGCGGGGTGGGCGTGGGGGGCGGTTCTTCCGGGTCCacaggggaggctggagaggcgGGGTGGTTTCTGCGGGATTAGTTTTCCGGGACCGCTTCTGATTGGGCGGCGTGGCGCAATGCGTGCGACACTTTGGACGCCAAACTGTCGGGAGACCGGACCCGGTCGTCTAGGTGCTCCCGCCGGTAAACCGAAGCCCTGGGGGAGCCTTCCGGGCTTGGGCATTTGCAGAGGGCGAGGGGCTGGCCGCGGGGCTTGGTGCACTTGTAACTGACCTGCCCTGCAGCCGCGTCAGTCTGTCTGTGGGTTGCGGTGCACGGACCGCATTCACCGCGGTTCCCCAGCTCCGGGCACAGACGtcaacaaatgcttgttgaataagtGCGAGAGTCAGGAGGGAGGAAAGCCCTCCAGACATCTTTTAGCAGTTGTCCCCGCCTTCTCCCTTCCACTTCCTGGTCAGGGAGGTGTGtccaaaagaaaaggaggaaggcaaTACTGCCGGCGTTCGCACGCCTGCTGCAATTCCTTGGTAGGGCCTTTGCTTTTTCCGGGAGTCCCCACCCTCGCAATTGCGTCTTTAGAAAATCACATAATTTCTGGCTTTACTATTCTCATATCCTCTCCTGTACTTCTAGAGATTGAAAAGtcctgcagagaggagaggaaggggctgtGGTAGAAACAAGCAAAGCTCCTTCCCTGGGGGGGCCTCCTGGAGAAGAGTAATTTCCTGCCTTGTTAAATCGGCTACTAAAATCAGTTATTTTGCTCCCATCCCCAGAGCTTCAGttgctctttcctttctcaattcCGCAAGAGCACTGGGCGACCAAGAGTTATGGAGAAGCGCCTACAGGAGGCTCAGCTGTACAAGGAAAAAGGCAACCAGCGTTACCGGGAAGGGAAGTACCGAGATGCTGTGAGTAGGTACCATCGAGCTTTGCTTCAGCTGCGGGGTCTGGATCCAAGTCTGCCCTCCCCGATACCTAATCTAGGACCTCAGGGCCCGGCTCTCACACCTGAACAAGAAAACATACTGCACACCACCCAGACAGACTGCTACAACAATCTAGCTGGTAAGAACAGGGCTGAAGGGGGGTAGAGTGTCAAGGCAGGAAGGTGAAAATCTGTGAACTTTGGGGAAAACACTGACGTGCATTTCTGCTGTCAtctagttatatatatatttctgggCTACGGGGTTCTAATTGAGTCTCGATAGGGTAGCGGGTCTCAAACTTCATCTGGAGACTTTCTTAAATACAACTTCCCGAGCTCCATCCCCAGACTATCCAATTTAATGTATCTGAGGTTGGGGCTTACCAATTTGCGTTTCTAACAgactcccaggagatgctgatagTTTTAGGGAATTTCGCACGCTATAGAGAAAATATTGAACTGATAGCACgttgtttctttaatatttaaaatacaggaaagaaaGCACTTGCTTCAACTGAAGTAAGTTATCTGTATTAGATGTTTTGGGTAGCTTTTcctcactttcctccttcctATAAATCAGGATGGTAAATTTGATAACAGCTATCTTCCATCTCCAGATGATCTTGGGTGAAGAGATGGATGCCAAGAATTAGTATCATTACGATTAATCTGCTAAAAGAAGGGAGACTTCTTAGGTCTGTTCTATTGCAAGCAGAATAACCACAGAgctaattaaattatttcaaagtatattaaaaCATTCTAAGGGTCCAAGTTGAGGCATAGAAATTATTGAGTAGTTTTTACATTTCTAACGGCTGTTTAaaagggttattttttttttttactacaataCTGCTACCCAGCTCTGGTTTGGAGAAAATCTAGCTTTTTTACAGTGTGTGTCCAGTCCAgtgccacttttttctttttgctgaggaggattcgccctgggctaacagctgttgccaatcctcctgtttttgtatgtgagctgctgccacagcatggtcactaacaggtgagtggtgtaggtctgggctgggaaccaaacctgggctgccaaagcagaacacatcaaactaaccactaggccaccagggctggccctgtcaAGTGCTACTTTTAGAttcaagtaataataatagtaatcataGTAGCTAATGTTTCCATTCAATAGTTATTTATtgggtgctgaggatacagaagTATAATAACACAGATAAAGATCCCAGCTCTCATGGAACATGTATTCAGGTAAGGGAGATGGACAATTAATGGAAGAAGtaacatataatatattaaaGATAATAAGTActgtggaaaagaaacaaagcagaaaatggGGATAGTGCCACAGGCATGGGCATGTTCACTTTTAAAGGGAGTGGTctgggggccagtcccgtggtgcagtggttaagtttacaccttctgctttggcgacccggggttcgccggttctgatcccggtTCGGATCCCTCCCTTACTacacactgcttgtgaagccatgctgtggcaggcgtcccacatataaagtagaggaaagtggccatggatgttggctcatggccagtttcctcagcagaaagagggagattgacggcagatgttagctcagggctaatcttcctcaaaaaaaaaaaaagaaaagaaagggaaaaataaagagagtaGTCAGGGAGGGCTCATTGAGATGACATTTTGAAATGCCATGGGCAAGCACTGTTTAAGCCTCTTATACATATTAACCTGTTTAAGTGTCACAGCCATCCTTTGAGTAAAATTTAAGGAAacaaacagctagtaagtgatggagctaaaattaaaaacctggGCAATCCTTAACTCCAGAGCTTAAGTTCTCATTGCAGAATACTGTACATTATTAGAGAATAGAATATGTATTAGGGAATTGaccagaaattaaagaaataagatgATTTGGAGATGggtacttgttttttttttttttaaagattttattttttcctttttctccccaaagccccccggtgcatagttgtatattcttcgttgtgagtccttctagttgtggcatgtgggacgctgcctcagtgtggtttgatgagcagtgccatgtccacgcccaggattcgaaccaacaaaacactgggccgcctgcagcggggcgcgcgaacttaaccactcagccacggggccagcccctgagatggGTACTTGTAAATATCATGACTCTCCAGGGGGACTTGAAGGCAGAGGCTATGGCTTAGCCATCCATAGAGCCTCTGCCTGCGGGTGCTTGGTAGATGCTCCCTGAAGACTCACTGAATTAGCAATTTtcacttattgagtgcctgtaACAGGTTGGGCAGTTTATTTTACAATATCTCTCATAGTCACAAAAATTCTGCAAGGTAGTTATATCTCCATTTTACGCATAAggaaatcagatcatgtcactgcctaaaaccctccaatggcatCTCattatacttaagaaaaaatccaaactctGACTTTCACTTCCAGGGCCCAACATGGTCTGGCTCCTCCATACTCTGAATTTGCAAAGCACATCTCCACCTTCTAGCTTTGTAGGATCTCTTCTCTTGGGTTAGAATGCCCTGTCCCTTGAGTGACTCTTGTCATTCAGATCTTGGCTCAAAAGTCACTTTCTTAGGCCTTCTGTAATCAAACATCACTCTAAACTCATTCCCTCTATCTCAGCACAGTTCTGTTTCCCtcaaagcactttaaaaaattcatttatttgtttattgtgtgtTCCTCCTTCTTGGGGACTAGGATGCAAGCTCGATGTACTATCAAGAtgtttgtcttgttcctcttATCTCTTGCTCCTAGCTCTGCCTAGCACATAGTCAGCGTTCCATAACTAGTCGGCAAATGGATGAATAAAGCTACAGTGATGGATTAATTGACCGCTGGGGAAATGCCTAAGTATAAACTAGATGACCACTTGGTGGTGACGTTGTAGAAGAGATGCAGACGTCAGCCCAGACCCCTTAATGTCCTCATCAGCCCTAATTGTCCTTCCTTCTCAGCACCATGATTTAATAATACTATGTTTAATTTACACAGTTATGAAGTAGAGAACACATTTCCCTTCTTAATTGTAGAAAGGTTGAACATTGCCTCCTATTCAGATTTGTATTTTGAGGTCCCATGAAATAATCCAAGGGAAGAGTGAAGTAATGTAGCATCATTGAGAATGATGATGATTTTGGAATTGGGGTCTTTGGTTCACATTCCTTACTCATTCCACCTAAAAGCTCTGGGATCTTAGACAGGTTActttatctctctgagccttgatttcttcatccaTTAAATGGAGACAGTAACACTTGCCAATTTCATAGGGTGgatgagaagattaaatgagataatgtttgtcAAGCACGTAGCACAGTGCTCGCTATTTCCTCACACAATTAATGGCAACCATTGTTGTTAACAAAGCTGCAGTACAAGAACTGTGGTGAAGTGGGAGGTTCAAGACAGAAAGCCTTGGATAGAAGAGACAtaacaaagaagaattttaaataatttttggggtttttttaaagattggcacctgagctaacatctgttgcctatcttattttcttcttcttctccctaaagcctgctaggacatagttgtatattctagttgtaggtccttctggttgtgctatgtcggatgccacttcagcatggtctgaggagcggtgccatgaccgcacccaggatccaaaccagcgaagcctTGGGCCGCCGAtgcagagcccgcgaacttaaccactcggccacagggccatcccctaaagaaattttaaagtgtaTTCTTTATCAGTCTTGTAGCTGGGCCTAACCCAACACTAGGTACATAGTAGGCCTTTGGTAGATATTGAAGTAGATTGTAAGGTATGTAAAgcttttattcactgctgtatcctcagtgcctagaagaacatctggcacatggaagacACTTAAATATATTTGTTGGATCAATGAATGTTGTTGATATCATCCAATGCTTGGTACTGCCTTGAGTTGGCCAGTGCAACTTTGTGTAATAaggccctcctccctcttctctcttcctttcatttggCCCATTAGCCTGTCTCCTTCAGATGGAACCAGTAAACTACGAACGAGTGAAAGAATACAGTCAGAAAGTCCTGGAACGACAGCCTGATAATGCCAAGGCCTTGTATCGGGCTGGAGTGGCCTTTTTCCATCTGCAAGACTATGACCAGGCTCGGCACTACCTCCTGGCTGCTGTCAACAGGCAACCaaaaggtgagagagaagaggattGAAATGGTAAGGACAAATAAAACTGAGATACTGAGGTGGTATCTGTGGAAGAgggttgtattttattttacttttttttctgctttttctccccaaatccccccactatatagttgtatattttttaactgggggtccttttagttgtggcatgtgggacgccgcctcaacatggcctgatgagttgtgccatgtccgcgcccaagatctgaaccagtgaaaccctgggccgccgaagctggagtgcgcaaacttaaccactcggccatggggccagcccctattttactttttaaatttattgagttttttgaaTAGGTAGTAATACATTCACATagttcaaatttaaaaagtataaaaaggtGTGTGATGAATAGGCCTTTTCCTACTCTTGTATCTTGCCTTCGCAGGAAATATCTTATGCTTAAACAGGCATGTATGTaatctgccctctgccctccaggggAAGAGATTTTAAGGCATTGTTGTTCAAGTTTCAGTTCCTACATTGTGACTGAAATAGGATCTAGATTCCAATGAATAAACTTGATAATCCCCATTTCTGCCAGCTCTCCAGCTGGGATCTGGCTTTTGCTTTAACTCTCATTTTATCCTTTAGCTCAGCTAACCCCAGGTATGACCTAGAAAAAAAGGCAAGCCTACTGAGAGAGTATTTGAGACCTGGTACTTTGTTTCCAAGGCAAAAAAGGACCTTGTGAAGCAGATGACAGACTAATTCCGCTGAAAATTGTCTTCCTTTTTGCATTCTGGCTTAGAGCAGCTACTAGATGCTAGAAGCAGAGGGTCCCCAAACATATAACAATGCAGTAAAACCTTACTAAATGAATGGGAAAGCCAGTATGAATtgataaagatataaaatgtgaGCCATTTGTTCATGTTTCTGACCTTCAGGTGCATAGATTCACTGCCACCCATGAATAGTATCTGTAGAGATTCTGCTATGACTATAGCTATTTCTCCAAACTgcttttcattattaaattagCAACCAGCCCAGTCCAGTAAAAATTCAAAGTACTATTAATGAATGAGATTTACCATTACATAGAATAGTTGTGATGTATTCAGACcttagaaagatttttaaaaatggaagtgtGTTGTTAACACTTATTATCTTCTCCTGCACCGAGGTGCGATTACTGTCTAACTATCTCTACTTGCCTTCTTCACCCTATACTAAGACGCCAATGTCCGGCGGTACCTCCAGCTAACACAGTCGGAACTCAGCAGCTACCACCGGAAAGAGAAGCAGCTCTACCTGGGCATGTTTGGttaacagagaagaaagatgCTTCTCCACGTGAACTTAGGTAAACCAGTAAAGAACCTGAGCCTCAGCAAGAGAAATTAATCCCATA
This genomic interval carries:
- the TTC9C gene encoding tetratricopeptide repeat protein 9C, giving the protein MEKRLQEAQLYKEKGNQRYREGKYRDAVSRYHRALLQLRGLDPSLPSPIPNLGPQGPALTPEQENILHTTQTDCYNNLAACLLQMEPVNYERVKEYSQKVLERQPDNAKALYRAGVAFFHLQDYDQARHYLLAAVNRQPKDANVRRYLQLTQSELSSYHRKEKQLYLGMFG